A genome region from Brassica oleracea var. oleracea cultivar TO1000 chromosome C2, BOL, whole genome shotgun sequence includes the following:
- the LOC106324260 gene encoding glutathione S-transferase T3-like, protein MDFNPFQDSAKFVELLNSQQKVVFGSQGSASRSSSQVPFFSQGTEEGRDLPAERKERRAWTPTDDIVLISSWLNTSKDPVVGNEQKSVAFWTRVATYFSASPKISGSEKREGPQCKQRWHKLNEAVCKFCGAYEAATREKNSGMNENDVEVRGWKSLASSQVPENPAAVDVDGTSRPPGVKASKARGKNPQAEEKRLSDFQSLWSIKQNDLAMKERLSKLRILENLLAKDPPLADYEEVIMKELINELMSISCHVKVKKIELELVKEYFFISAF, encoded by the exons ATGGATTTCAATCCATTCCAAGACTCTGCAAAATTTGTTGAACTACTAAATAGTCAACAAAAGGTAGTCTTTGGCAGTCAAGGCAGTGCTTCTCGATCATCATCGCAAGTTCCTTTCTTCAGTCAAGGTACCGAAGAAGGTCGCGATCTTCCAGCAGAGCGTAAGGAGCGAAGAGCGTGGACTCCAACAGATGATATAGTGCTTATTAGCTCGTGGTTGAACACGAGCAAGGATCCAGTTGTTGGGAATGAGCAGAAGTCAGTCGCTTTCTGGACAAGAGTTGCAACATACTTCTCAGCTTCTCCTAAGATTTCTGGCAGTGAAAAAAGAGAGGGTCCTCAATGCAAGCAACGCTGGCACAAGTTGAATGAAGCAGTTTGCAAGTTTTGTGGGGCGTATGAAGCAGCAACAAGAGAGAAAAACAGTGGTATGAACGAGAATGACGTT GAAGTTCGAGGATGGAAGTCATTAGCCAGCTCTCAAGTCCCTGAAAACCCTGCTGCTGTTGATGTGGATGGAACATCTCGTCCCCCGGGTGTTAAGGCTTCAAAAGCTCGTGGGAAGAACCCACAGGCTGAGGAGAAACGGCTGTCTGACTTCCAGAGTTTGTGGAGCATCAAGCAGAATGACTTGGCAATGAAGGAAAGACTCTCCAAGCTGAGGATACTTGAGAATCTTCTTGCAAAAGACCCACCACTAGCTGATTATGAAGAAGTGATTATGAAGGAGCTGATAAATGAGTTGAT GAGTATTAGTTGTCAT GTCAAGGTCAAGAAGATCGAACTTGAACTTGTGAAGGAGTACTTCTTTATCTCTGCGTTTTAA